One part of the Pseudomonas leptonychotis genome encodes these proteins:
- a CDS encoding anti-sigma factor — protein MITQQPAERRALIGEYVLGLLDEAEAAEVRELIEHDSQAAQMALQWQQHFLELSDQLPPQTPSTQLWQRLQDSLGLTPAVSRVNSWLVWWQSLTTWRLTSAALAFALIIAVLPDLWRTDTAANSYTVVLQAPGEAAKPGWVVHVDGTGSLRLQPLLEDQIPADRSVQFWTLIDPAIGPRSLGLVEPGKPLQLTAEQIGAVQPGQLFELTLEPAGGSPKDRPTGKVLYIGRAVMASAN, from the coding sequence ATGATTACGCAGCAACCTGCCGAACGCCGCGCATTGATCGGCGAGTACGTCCTGGGCCTGCTCGATGAGGCCGAAGCCGCTGAAGTGCGCGAGCTAATTGAGCACGACAGCCAAGCCGCGCAAATGGCCCTGCAGTGGCAGCAACACTTTCTTGAGCTGAGCGACCAGTTGCCACCGCAGACACCCTCAACGCAACTATGGCAACGCCTGCAGGACAGCCTCGGCCTGACGCCAGCCGTCAGCCGCGTCAACAGCTGGCTGGTCTGGTGGCAGAGCCTGACCACCTGGCGCCTCACTAGCGCCGCCCTGGCCTTCGCCCTGATCATCGCCGTGCTGCCTGATCTATGGCGCACTGATACTGCCGCCAACAGCTACACCGTGGTGCTGCAAGCCCCAGGAGAGGCGGCTAAGCCAGGTTGGGTGGTGCATGTGGATGGCACTGGCAGCCTACGCCTGCAACCGCTGCTGGAAGATCAGATCCCGGCCGACCGTTCTGTACAGTTCTGGACGCTGATCGATCCGGCCATCGGCCCGCGCTCACTGGGTCTGGTCGAGCCGGGCAAGCCATTGCAACTAACCGCCGAACAGATTGGCGCCGTACAACCCGGCCAACTGTTCGAACTGACCCTGGAGCCGGCCGGAGGCTCACCAAAGGACCGGCCAACCGGCAAGGTGCTGTACATCGGTCGCGCGGTAATGGCTTCGGCCAACTGA
- a CDS encoding sigma-70 family RNA polymerase sigma factor — MAQPLFDYESHLEACAQQDERAFQALYQQEAAQMLGLAITLLGRRDQAEDCVHDAFVQIWRNAQRFQRALGSGRAWIYSILRYRALNQLRSRGRTVELDDDFIERAADDSPQAAELLEQQGEHQQLRRCLQGIERNRRHPILLAFYRGLTHEQIANRLTTPLGTIKGRIRAGLRALQECLHA; from the coding sequence ATGGCGCAGCCGCTGTTTGATTACGAAAGCCATCTGGAAGCCTGTGCTCAGCAGGACGAACGCGCATTCCAGGCGCTCTACCAACAGGAGGCCGCGCAGATGCTCGGGTTGGCAATCACCTTGCTCGGCCGTCGTGATCAAGCTGAAGACTGTGTGCACGATGCCTTTGTGCAGATCTGGCGCAACGCCCAGCGCTTTCAGCGAGCTCTCGGCAGCGGTCGCGCGTGGATCTACAGCATCCTGCGCTACCGCGCGCTGAACCAGCTACGCAGCCGGGGTCGCACGGTGGAACTGGATGACGACTTTATCGAACGCGCTGCCGACGACAGCCCACAGGCCGCCGAACTGCTGGAACAACAAGGCGAACATCAGCAACTGCGCCGCTGCCTGCAGGGCATCGAACGTAATCGCCGTCACCCGATCCTGCTGGCCTTCTATCGCGGCCTGACCCATGAACAAATCGCCAACCGCCTGACCACCCCACTGGGCACCATCAAAGGCCGTATCCGCGCTGGTTTGCGCGCACTGCAGGAGTGTTTGCACGCATGA
- a CDS encoding pirin family protein: MNDFLRITPRQEDISGQPILRPLPSAKCRSVGPFVFFDHILENTYPAGSGMNINQHPHIGLSTLTYLFEGQLQHKDSLGSDQVVSPGEVSWMTAGKAVAHVERTPHSLQQSGSRMHGLQVWLAMPAADEQGEPSYSHHPASNLPRSTSMGVDICLIAGTGFCLQSPVPVCSPTVYAEIKLAAGAALQIPAEHAERALYLIDGEATLDDQQLPLRGLLVLPEGEAYTLSACSESHLVLIGGAPIGPRRINWNFVASDQALIDQARQRWAAQDWPTVPGETARIELPR; this comes from the coding sequence ATGAACGACTTTCTGCGGATCACGCCGCGCCAGGAAGATATCTCCGGGCAGCCCATTCTGCGCCCCCTGCCCTCGGCCAAATGCCGCAGCGTCGGCCCGTTCGTATTTTTCGACCATATTCTTGAGAACACCTATCCGGCCGGCAGCGGCATGAACATTAACCAGCATCCACACATAGGCCTCTCCACCCTCACCTACCTGTTCGAGGGGCAGTTGCAACACAAAGACAGCCTGGGTTCGGATCAAGTGGTCAGCCCCGGCGAAGTCAGCTGGATGACCGCAGGCAAAGCCGTGGCACACGTCGAGCGCACCCCACATAGCCTGCAACAGAGCGGCTCACGTATGCATGGCCTGCAGGTGTGGCTAGCCATGCCCGCAGCCGATGAGCAAGGCGAACCCAGCTACAGCCATCATCCCGCTAGCAACCTGCCGCGCAGTACCAGCATGGGCGTGGACATCTGCCTGATTGCGGGCACAGGCTTCTGTCTGCAATCACCCGTGCCAGTTTGCTCGCCAACTGTATATGCCGAGATCAAATTGGCCGCTGGCGCCGCGCTACAGATACCCGCCGAACATGCCGAACGTGCGCTGTACCTGATTGATGGCGAGGCGACATTGGACGACCAACAACTGCCTTTACGCGGCCTACTGGTGCTGCCCGAAGGCGAGGCTTATACCCTCAGCGCTTGCAGCGAAAGCCACTTGGTGTTGATTGGCGGCGCGCCGATCGGCCCACGGCGGATCAACTGGAATTTCGTCGCCAGCGACCAGGCGCTAATCGACCAGGCCCGCCAACGCTGGGCCGCGCAGGACTGGCCAACAGTGCCAGGCGAGACCGCACGAATCGAGCTGCCACGCTGA
- a CDS encoding DUF4394 domain-containing protein codes for MNKLNAVLTIAIATTTLSLAAGTASAATLLALGADGQLFKIDSATQKVTASMATNSPSPLRGLDVRPANGMLYALGGDNQLYTLDLSTGAATKVATLNKQLPSSGQAVIDFNPVADKLRMLAADGTNFRVNVETGEVVVDGSVAYDADGSYKGKSAQVMAGAYTNSYAGTQATALYNVDLASSSLMLQNPPNDGVQQAVGKIVDGLKAAAMDIASDGKGGNTAYLLTGTTLHTVDLASAKPTTLGDVVGLPGNIIDIAVLPGM; via the coding sequence ATGAACAAGCTCAACGCCGTACTGACTATTGCCATTGCCACCACCACTCTAAGCCTTGCTGCCGGCACTGCCAGCGCCGCCACACTGCTGGCTTTGGGTGCCGATGGCCAGCTGTTCAAGATTGATAGCGCCACTCAGAAAGTCACCGCCAGCATGGCCACCAACAGCCCAAGTCCCCTGCGCGGCCTTGATGTGCGCCCAGCTAACGGCATGCTCTATGCGTTGGGCGGTGACAATCAGCTCTACACCCTGGACCTGTCCACTGGCGCAGCTACCAAGGTTGCCACTCTCAACAAGCAGCTGCCGAGCAGCGGTCAAGCGGTGATCGACTTCAACCCAGTGGCCGATAAGTTGCGCATGCTGGCCGCCGATGGCACCAACTTTCGCGTCAACGTCGAAACGGGTGAAGTAGTAGTCGATGGCTCAGTGGCCTATGACGCGGACGGTTCCTATAAGGGTAAAAGCGCTCAGGTTATGGCCGGTGCTTACACCAACTCCTATGCCGGCACCCAGGCTACCGCGCTGTACAACGTGGACTTGGCGAGCAGCAGCCTGATGCTGCAAAACCCGCCTAACGATGGCGTCCAGCAAGCAGTCGGCAAGATCGTCGATGGGCTGAAGGCCGCTGCAATGGACATTGCCAGCGACGGCAAAGGCGGCAACACCGCTTACCTGTTGACCGGCACCACGCTGCACACCGTTGACTTGGCCAGCGCTAAGCCAACGACGCTGGGCG